In Lates calcarifer isolate ASB-BC8 linkage group LG21, TLL_Latcal_v3, whole genome shotgun sequence, the sequence acaaaattaataaaaagcAGGTCTCTTATCCCTTGTAGTTAGAGGAAATTGTTTGAATACAGCTTAATATGATGTACAAAATATCACACAGTGATAAATtgctaataaaaaaataaaaacacaaagaaatgagaGTCCTTTACCTTGGCCTCTGACTggtaacagattttttttttttttttttacttattttcttcatttttcatgttttttaatcattttgcttttttacaAGTTATACATTGCCATTATCAATCACAAGCAAGTTCTATGCCTAGCAAGGAAGAATGATTCACTTATGATACTACAGTATTCTTACATCTTAATAATCATATTCATaatcaaagaaaagaaatgcaagaaagaaaacaaggaaatgaTGGACATTTACAGCACGTAATGGCATCTCTAGTCATCATTTACAACCTCTGTTTcgatttcttttttcttttttgatgtgTCATActgatttgtctttgttttcagagAGGGGACCCAGACGCTCAAAGTGAAAAGAAACCACCAGTTACTCTCGCTATCaggacaaaacagaacaaaacaaaacaaaaacaaaaaactgtgaGCCACAGCAGGTTCAATCCTTGTAGTATGTACTCCAGATTGTATTAGAAATACCTGCATACATTATCTCTGCACGCTGTCTGTCTATAAACTACTCCTAGGCAACAGCATCCACTATTAGATGTAGTGCAAAGTGGAACCAAACCACATAGTGACTAAGTGTGAGAACAGGACATCAGGCCCAGCAGCAGTACAATAATGTAGTTGCACCTGGTTGTACTCTGACAGATTCAtatcgaaaaaaaaaaagatatacaGCGAAATAACATCTTGTCTCATTTCAGACAACAGTCCCCCACCCtgtttgagaaaaacaaaacaaaacatctgaactACAAATGGTAGTGTCCCCAGTGATTAGGAGAGGAGTGCTTACCTCTAGGCTACTACTGACGTCTGATCCCTAATGTGACCCTGTAATCTTGAAGAGGTGGAGCGTTGTCCCCCTTTGACAGCTGATTTAACACCAGATTTTATCAGTCTTCTTGAGGTAATAGATAACATTACCAGTCAAGTAATTTGAAGTAAGGTCAGCTGTTGGGGGGGGGCAACTTTTACCTAAAGCAAACATGTGTCCAACAGTTATCAGTATAAACCCAGGACACAGGTAGAGATAGATGCAAGGTGTCTCAAAGGAACAATGTTCCCTCTTAATCCAAACCTTCTCTGGTTATTTTCCAAGTCTTAACACATCAGCAAGGTGGATTCGGTGCTGAATCATGTTACTCACACCTACACTATCTTAAATCAATACTTTTTTCTTAATCTTTCTGAAAAAAGCAGTTGAATTCAAAAGTGggaatttcttctttttcttctccccatGGAGCTATTTCTCCCAGCATGCCTCTTCAGAAAGAGGAGACCAGCTTCACATCATTAGCCCTCTGGGTAATGTGCTACTGTGCAACTGATGCACGTCAAACAAGTAGAGGGAACCTCAACACACGACTGAAGGTGAgggcccccccacccccccgaaAAAAGCCTGAATAAATACACGCCCACAAACCGACGCCAACTTCAGGGTGaaattaaaaagacaataatGATTTCAAGTCCATGTGGTCCTCGCTGTAATATAATCAtcatcagctcctcctcaggGCCTGAACCCACCAATGCTGACATCATTCACATCTCTCTGATGCGAAACACCGACAGTGACTTAATTCTGAAATGCGACCACAGTCAAATGAAATGATTCAACAatgaaatgtcactgaaaaagTTGTTTCACTCCTACATGTACACCTATAGCCCGATGAGTGAGAAACGCAGTCTcgctttttcacacacacacacacacacacacacacacacacacacacaacacacaaacacacaaaaactggTCCCTGATTCTGACTCAAGACTGACAAGGTTTCTCATAGCACCACGATTTAACTAGTGCGTATACAaacacgcgcgcacacacacttgtctgtacagtaaaaagCACCAAATGACACAGTCAGCGTCATTTGTTGGGAGCATACAAACTGGCCTCACACCCCTGTGGTCTGTAGAGTTTAACTGCTATCCATCTTTAGCTGGTTAATATGGTGTGACAGCATCAGGCTGCAGAGTCAAGTCCAAACTGTACATCTGTAGAAATGGACCATGATCATGTAAATATGTTCATTTATCTTGTACAGCAGAGTGACGGTTgatctcactctcacacacacacacacacacacacacacacacacacacacacacacattagtagAGGCAGAATCATGGGGACGCTGTAATACTCAAACATATGATGAGACTTGGTGTCTTGGCGATAAAGGTGAAATTAAAGCTATCTGTTCAACACTGGTTAGCGACGGTCTAGTGCCTCCTTACTtcactcacactcatacacacacacacacacaactaagTTAAACATTCTCCAACCCCAAATCcgtcaccacacacacacacacactcacacacactctgcctctGGAGTCTTTGGAATGTAATACATTGATTCCCAATGCAGAGGTTGGTCAGGTGTTTTTCTGCTGACACTGGGAACAGTTTTAAAACCATGCCTACATACGTTATGTTAGAAACAAGCAATTTTtcaactatttaaaaaaatgctctCAAATGAAATGCGACAGTGCATTTGTGCGTTGCGCGTGCTATGCAGTgtgagtgtttcctctgtggttcTCTGTGAAATGTGAGTAGTGTGTCAGCAGTTTAAGcgcacaaacacgcacacacacacggtccTTTGTAATAACCGTTGgcagactgaaagaaaaataaaaatgcagaacagAATATTGTAGTGTAGAAAAAGAGTTACTCCAGATATGATTATTTGAAAACGGAGCAGCCGGGATCTTAAAAGTCTTAAAAAAGCAGTGTGAGTAGTATTATAAGAAGTCACTGAGGCATCAGAGAACAGTGAGGAATCGAGGGGGAGGTGACGTCCTGTGGCGATGACCCAGCCAGTGGGGTGCaggacaagtgtgtgtgtgtgtatgtgtgtgtgtgtgtaagcaagTGAAATTTGTCCACTGTAGTCTTCAGTCTCTTTTGGCCCAGTTATGGTTGTAGGACTCTAAAGGCAGGAAGAAAAAGATCAACAAAGTTAGACCAACAGACTTTCAGAATTGCACGTGACACTGACATAAAGGCAAAAGCTATTAGGTCCCATGTAATTAAAACATCTCTGATTTCATAATTTAGAGTTGTAAAAATCCATCAGGATAGAAGGGGTCAcattaaaacaatttaaatgacCTTTTCCGTCAAAGGTTTGAAGGAAAATAACCTTTGaaccacagaagacattatacagACAGATGGCAGTGAAGAGGCAAGGGAAGAGAGTAGGCCCTAAACATTTGGCCACTGGGTTACCCCAGGTTAACAGTCGTTTTACAGGCTGAGCAGTACTAACCATGACTAATAAACTGATCTTAATGGCTAAAATTTGCAGAGTGCCCCTTTAAGATTAATACGTGTTGAAAGTTGAAGAGTTCTACAACTTAATCTCTTAATCTTTTAATCTTAATGGACTTGTAAAAGAGCTCACACTGGTCTACATCGCACCAAATGTGCGTTCTCAGAATCAGTAAACTCCCACCCTCTGCCCCCCCCGTCTCGCACTCCTCCACGGTGTCTCCCCTCCGCCAGTCTCACCAGAATGACGACAGTGCTGTCAGACGAAGATCTTGGCAAGTGCATCTGCGCCAGCGCTGGCGATGAAGGGCTGAGAAGAGTGGAAGGCCACGTCATGAATGGCCTCGTCGTGCTTCTTCCTGTGGGCTGTGATCTCCTGCACGCACGTCCTGTTGTCCAGCATCCACAGGCGCACCGAGCAGTCGTGGCCTGTGGGGCGGAGtgcgggggggtgggggggcagagagagcagGTGGAAACAGGGGCAACATAGATCACTGCTGagtacaaaaaaatgttttacaagtTTCTTTGTactgtctttatctctctttttttttacattgataTTACCTCAAAATTCATTCCTGAAAAACACTTGTACACAGAATGGGCTCAGTATTAAAACTGTTGGCAATAAAATCTCTGGGTATGATGGTGTTATAAGAAAACAGTTGTTTACAGTGTGCAGAGGAATGGGGATGAGATCATTATTTACAGTATTCTGAAAATGACATTGATCGTCAGATGTTCAGCTACACCAGGACACAGTAAGGCTGAATGGTACTCACTGCCAGAGATGAGGTAAGTGCCTTTAGGGTCTGTTGTAAGACAGGTGACGGCGTCCAGGTGAGCCACCATTGAGTGGACAACTTTACCTGTATGAACACACAAGGCGAGTTTATTTAGATTAATTCATATTTCAGAAAAAACTTAAGTCTGCAGTGGAAATgaacagaggacagacaggacTCAAACACCTCCTGTGGATACCTGTCTTATTGTCTAAGAAGCGGATGGTGCGGTTCTCGTGTGCAGTGATGGAGATGGGCTCAGATGGGTGACTGACCACTCGATTGATCAGTTCACTGCCTGCAAAAGAAGACGAACACCTCCATTTTAATCTCATCTGTTTGATCTATTCATTAATGAGTGATAACTCTTGTGGTGGAAACAGATTGGGTATTGCATTCAGAACTTACCATCCTTGGTCTGTGTCTCTAACGCAGTGACACTCTGCTCCGTGTTGAGGTCGTAGAGCAGTGTCTCACCACCGTCAAATGACACCACCACCTGGTTAGGGTCGGTGGCCACAAAGGCCACTGAGGTGGGTGTTCCATGCTCTGGGAAAAGACAGGAGAAGAGACAAAGTTGTGTAGCATTAACAAAGTATTGAAGCATAAAGAAAATCAACACACTCAGCACAGATGTCTACCTCTCTCCTTATtgaagacagacaggcaggggGCCGAGTTCTGAGGGTCCCAGATGCGAATGGTGCCGTCAGCCGAGCATGAGGCAAGACGATGGTGAACTGCCGAGTAGGTCAGACCCCAGACGCTGTCCTCGTGGCCGGCCAGTACGCTGCTCTCAATGCCAGGATCTGGATAGACAAACACATAcgttaaaaagaaaacacttaaGGGCATTATTATTACTTGGTGATTGCTAAATACTCAGTTGGGAATGACTGACCATAGTTATCATAAGGATCCACATTGAGGTCAGGCATCTTCCAACACCTGACGGTTCCATCTAGACCTCCGCTGTAGCAGGATTCTCCATCCTCGCCCATGGTCAGTGACAGAACAGCTCCActagacaaaaacagagaggcaTCAGTTTCACTGCTTCTCTGAGAAGTTTGTACACATGGTGTGaatttgtatttctgtctcGACTCACCTGTGCGCTCTAAACGTGTAGATGGGTTCAACATCCAAAGCTGCATTCCTGTGGAGGGACACAGAGATTTTAATttatctctctgctgtgtgtttgagtttacATTTACTATCACTGCATGTTATATGTAAACAGcaaaaggtgctatataaattAAATCCCTGTTCCCCATTTTCTTCACTAGAACTCCCTGTGGGATCTGAGGGTTCTTACTTTTTAGAATGCATGGCCTTGTTGAGGTTCCACAGTTTTAGTGTTCCATCCTCAGAGGCCGTGAGCAGCACCGCTTGGCTGGGGTGAAAGGTCAAAGCGCGTATTGCATCAAAGTGGCTGCGTAGTGTGAAACGGGGGTTCCATGTCTTCTTAAACTCCTCTCTGTTATCCTGCAtctgacacatttaaaaagagggtaaacattcacatattttcgagtgtgcatgtgcaggcTGGAGTACATCCTGTGTAGTAACCAGGGCAAAAGTTGCAATTACATCCATGGAGAGATCGTTGTCATTTGCGACGGTGAGATCAGCCAGTTCACCAAGGTTCATGTCCCCTCCTCCAACGGCATCCATGATGAAGACATCAGAGGAGAAACCCAGGGCGCCACCTGCAGGTTGGAGGCGGAAACGCACAAGTTACTACTGCATCTTGACAAAACGTCATGTCCCTATATATACAGACTGTATAATATAGGGCCTGTAAAATATAGCAATGAATCTTAGATCTCAGTGGCAAGACTCCATTCATCCTGTTCCCTCACTCCCACACTGTGTACCAGAGGAAATATTTATAGGAGTAGGAGCAACTTTGTAAGTGTACCCCTACACAGGCTTTGAAATTCAACAAAACTGAGACAAGACAGCATCTAAATTTAAGGTTGCACGCCTAAGCAACAATCATGCGCGTGGGACACAGGGCACGGGGCATGACAGTCTATGGTATTCTATGGGGCATACTTGGTGGGGGAAGTCTTACCTTCACCGGAGCGAGCCTGTCCCGATACGGAAGGGGGTGGGGTAGGTTTAGGGGGGAAGTCCGACATCATGCCTTGTAACTTGTTCCTGCGGTTCTCTGAACCCgggcaagaggagagagacacaaaacatcCAGTCatgcagagaggtggaggaaggacGGAGAGGCCAATAGACGGACagatgagagacagatgaaTGTAGACGGGAGGCAAAAAAATAGACTTCACTCTTTAAATACATGACATACACTCATACAATTTAGCAGTTTCTTTTTGTGAGAGGATGAGATCAATAAAAGCACGGGGCTGCAGTGCAAATATGACTCAAAGAATGAAATGTGGACATAGAAAAAGAGAAGGCAGCATGCGTGGTAACCTTTGAAATGACCCCGGGCCACAGAAAATACATCTACAGACAGAGATGACAGCTACACAGCTCTGAAGAGTCACAGACTGATAGTTCGtgaaacaggacagagagacaggtggtTGGGAAAAGAGGCTGGTTTTATTGACAAGAAGAGATGCCAAGACACAATGAGaagtaaaagataaaaaaggTGAGCAGAGGGGAtagggaggaagggagggaaggaggtaGGGggcaaaaaagacaaatacactGGTGGCAGTGATTCTGGCAGTGCTGGTGTTGAtgatgttgctatggcaacagcGTACCTAGCTCCCGTCCGTCCCCCGAGATCCGGGCCTCTCCCGCCCCCTCCCCATCCTCCCCCGAGCCCAGGAAGTCAAATTCTCCGAGGGCGTCTTCTGAGTCGTCTTCgtcttcctcatcctctggGTCCAGGTCTGTGGTCATGGGCTCCGAACCCATCTGGACATGAAAGCggaacagagaaaacagttaATTATATGATAAGTTTCTTTTAGTTCCCCCTAATTTTCATTTCTCATCACCGATCTTCACCTTTACACGTGACTTTTTGTTCTTGCGCGGTCCATCGATGCAGTCAGTAGCCATGCCTTGGAAGTCGTCTTCTTCATCGCTGtcgtcttcatcatcatcctcgCAGCCGTGCAGGAAGGGGATCTTATCCAGCACGGAGCCACCCAGACGTTCCTTAGAGCTTTCCTTGCCCGCATTCCTACAGACAGAGGCATACTTTATACTGTCTCCCCTCCATTTTAAATTGAAAGCATAAAAAGATTATTTAGGATAATACTTTACTGTGGATGACCTCAGTTATAGTGCATAACACCATTTTATTAAAGGCTTCTCCACAGCAGCTGTCATTACAGCACAGCTTGTTTTATGAGCAGGTTTTACAAATGCAGCAACTACGAGTTTTATAGGTGCAGATATTGAAAACTTTCCTACTTGGAGTTTTCATCAAACGATCCTCAGTTAAAGCACTCCTACTCCCAGATTTCACTTTAACATGGCAACATATGTACGTGTCTGACAGGTGTATATATTTTCTGTGCTGCCTGAATAGATCTGTTACTTTAGACTTTAGTCGCCtgcacatttcctgtctgataAACGTATTTCTATATTCTAAGGTACCAATATTAACAATGACATACCGTTCACCAATAACAAagattttcaaattaaaaacacgGTAAAGACGAGGTcaaactctgctctgctttgtgtAAGTGGTCTTTGTCAGAAAGTTGACTGTTAGAAGGTTTATTCATGTCCTTAACAGGAGAACCCACTCTGTGTAATGCTTGAATGTGGATCTGTATACGGTGACATTTCAAGGTCATGTGTGTGAAAAGATAAGACTGCCATTATGAGTGAATTAGACCTCGTCTTACAAAAGGTGGCACAAGAGTGAAGGTGTTGATATTTGTTCACAGAATTTTTCCCAATTGACAACAACTGCAATTATTATTTGATACGTCATGCGACACATCATGATCTTTCACTGTGGTTGTTGTCTGTGTCATCACTat encodes:
- the strn4 gene encoding striatin-4, translating into MEADRSGGGPNPNSGGGGSSSGAGRNPNGPKAAPGQASSAAATGAMAAAAAAAAAAGAMPGSSQQREPQDGDSGMTLPGILHFIQYEWGRFQAEKYRWEAERDELRAQVAFLQGERKGQENMKQDLVRRIKMLEYALKQERAKHQKLKTGNDQSPGDKKPETEADQLPNGPAESDSEPANQMSWKEGRQLLRKYLEEVGYSDTILDMRSKRVRSLLGRSSPEANGPPPSETCPEPEPRAGGESLLVRQIEEQIKRNAGKESSKERLGGSVLDKIPFLHGCEDDDEDDSDEEDDFQGMATDCIDGPRKNKKSRVKMGSEPMTTDLDPEDEEDEDDSEDALGEFDFLGSGEDGEGAGEARISGDGRELENRRNKLQGMMSDFPPKPTPPPSVSGQARSGEGGALGFSSDVFIMDAVGGGDMNLGELADLTVANDNDLSMDMQDNREEFKKTWNPRFTLRSHFDAIRALTFHPSQAVLLTASEDGTLKLWNLNKAMHSKKNAALDVEPIYTFRAHSGAVLSLTMGEDGESCYSGGLDGTVRCWKMPDLNVDPYDNYDPGIESSVLAGHEDSVWGLTYSAVHHRLASCSADGTIRIWDPQNSAPCLSVFNKEREHGTPTSVAFVATDPNQVVVSFDGGETLLYDLNTEQSVTALETQTKDGSELINRVVSHPSEPISITAHENRTIRFLDNKTGKVVHSMVAHLDAVTCLTTDPKGTYLISGSHDCSVRLWMLDNRTCVQEITAHRKKHDEAIHDVAFHSSQPFIASAGADALAKIFV